The Amycolatopsis methanolica 239 nucleotide sequence CGAAGCTGACCGTGCACTACCTGGACCGGGCGGTCTACGCACTGCGCATCCTGCGGCCGGAGCTGCCGATCGTGGCCGTCCTGCCCAGCGTCCACCGCGCGTCGTCCTACGGCAACGTGCACACCGGCCGGGAGGAGACGGCGGCCGCCATCGCCGCCTGGTCGCGGCGGGTGGACGTGCCCGTGCTGAACCTGGCGGAGGTCGTGGGGGAGCACGTCCTGAGCGGCCGCGGCAACCCGGACGGGATGCACTGGGGCTGGGAGGGGCACGCGCTCGTGGGCAAGGCGATGGCCGCGTTGATCGGTCCGCTCCTGGCCCCCGGCGAATCGCCCGCCGGCACGTAGGCTGACCGTCGTGCCGGTTGCCGTCATCACGGATTCCACCGCCCATCTGCCCGAGGGCTTCGCCGAGCGCCACGCCCTGCGCGTCGTCCCGCTGCACGTGCTCATCGACGGGGTCGCGGCGCTCGACGGTGTCGAGGTTGGGGCGGCGGCGCTCGCCGAGGCGCTGGGGCAGCGCCGGATTGTGACCACGTCGCGGCCGACGCCCGGCGAGTTCGCCAAGGCCTTCCGCGAAGCGCTGGAGGCGGGCGCGGACTCGGTCGTGTCGATCCACCTGTCCAGCGAGATCTCCGGGACCTGGGAGTCCGCGGTGCTGGCCGCCCAGGAGGTCGGACCGGACCTGGTGCGGGTCGTCGACTCGCGGGGAACCGCGATGGGGCTGGGGTTCGCGGCGTTGCACGCGGCGCGCGCGGCGTCGGCCGGCGCGTCAGCGGCCGAGGTGGAAGCGGCCGCGACGGCGGCCGTGCGCTGTTCGGAGACCCTGTTCGTGGTCGAGACGCTGGAGTACCTGCGGCG carries:
- a CDS encoding DegV family protein, with product MPVAVITDSTAHLPEGFAERHALRVVPLHVLIDGVAALDGVEVGAAALAEALGQRRIVTTSRPTPGEFAKAFREALEAGADSVVSIHLSSEISGTWESAVLAAQEVGPDLVRVVDSRGTAMGLGFAALHAARAASAGASAAEVEAAATAAVRCSETLFVVETLEYLRRGGRIGAAAALLGTALAMKPVLHLDDGRIQPLEKVRTMNRATARLVELAEEAARGEPVEVAVHHLASPRRAVELANRIEERLTVVDGCVVSELGAVIGAHTGPGVVGVVVQRNPGGPGSI